TCCGCGATTTAGGTAGCATGAACGGGGTTTACGTCAACGGAACCCGCATTGATTCAGAAGTTCGGCTGAAGCTGCACGACGAAATCAAGATCGGTAACGTCGCTTACCACCTGGAAAACATCGGTGCGGACGACAAGAAGAAGCAGGAACCGAAGGAAAATACCCTCAGTTCCGACGACTCCCCAACCAAGGCTCCTTCTGTACAGCATTTCAAAAAGCCTGGCAAAGACATCGACATCTCTCAGCAGTTCCCCGTCGCGATTTCCGAAAGCGGCCAGAACGTGAAAGCGAACGAGAATCTGGACAGCCACGAGCTGGACGCTGATGATGAAGATGAAGAAGGCAATTACTCGGACAGCTTTGAGGGACACGGCTCGAACGTCGAGTTCATTTCTTCGTCGTAGGCGTTTCTACTCCGGTCTGCTCAGAAGGCGGAAACTGCCTCCCCCGATTTTTCATCTGAAATAACAGCGGGTGCCAGAACCGAAAATGGGCGATCGTCATGATCACCAGCAGCGTGATACAACTGATGATCCCACCAATCAGAAACCAGCCCGACTGGTATGCCCAGATCACTTCATGCTGACCCGCGGAAAGTTTTACACCCCGGTACATGCCATCTACCAGTTCTGCTTCCGCAGGCTGACCATCCACGTAGACCGACCAGCCGGGATATAAGAGATCGGTCAGGATCAGCGTATCTTCTTCCGGCGTCTCGGCCTCAATGACAATTTCGTTTGCCCGGTAGGACTTAATCTCTGCCTGCTGATCAGCCACGGGATGTGACCAGGCCACGCGACCGCGGGACCCTTCGAGTTCATAGAAGTAGACCGGTTCATCGAAGCGGCCCCAGGCGGGATTGATCACCGCATCGAAATCACTCCACACCGGTTTGACCGGCCAGCGACTCAGGTCCAGAGGATGCTGACTCAGGATGTGTGTCACCCCTGCTTTTCTCAACCATTCAATCTGCTCTGGCGTGGCTGGTTCTTTAAAAGGCAGCGGGTCCGGCATGGCCACTGCGGGGTCGAAATACTGCTCGGGGCCGATACCCAGATAGACGGGCGTGGATGCCACGCCGATCAAGGTCGGCAGGTTTGCCCCCGGGGCAAACAACCGCACCGGCTGACCGTACTTGCTGGTAATCTCCCGCAGGGCACTCTTATCGACATTGTTAATCGGTGGATTCGGGATGACCGTGGCATAGGTCACGTAGCGGCTGACGACCCAGAAATCCGCCGTGGTAAACAGGCAGACTACCGTCACCACACCAATCTGAATCGCGGGTTCCCAGTGGGCGATGAGACGCTCCAGGCAAACACCGGCGATCACCGCAACCGCGAATGTCGTCACGATGCCGTAGCGTCCGGGACCGGTAAAGAAACTGAACCCGGGGATGTGCCTGGTGATCGGCATTAACCAGCCGGGCGTATAGAGGAGCGCCAGAAAGCCGATGATTGCCAGTAAGACCAGCCGTCGGTCACGTGTCCAGGCCCCGGAAAATGTGCCGTAAATCAACAGCAGCAGTGCGGCGATCCCGAAGTAGAGATGTGCTTCCACCTGATTGGTGGCTTCCGAGCCCGGTGCCAGTCCTGCGTCGAGATTGACTTCATAGGGATACCAGGCCCAGGGGGCGACGATCTGCGACAGATACCAGACGGGAATATGACCATAGCCGGGCTTATGCGAACGTTCGCCTACCTCGGCCCGCTGACTGTGCTGTTTGAGTTCCCAGGTCGGCGCCAGTTGAACTGCAGACAGTGCGTAGGTTGAAACAAAGGCCAGCAGCAGCAGGATGACCGTGCGTCTGCGATAGGGTTTGAGTTCTTCGGTCGTTTCATCACGACTGAACCAGATGCGGGCGGGGATATAAACCAGCAGCATCAGCTGAGTGATGAAGGCCAGGTTAAAGTGGCCGGGCAGGATCTGCATGCTGAGTGCGAAGCAGAGTAGAATCGGGTAACGCCAGTAGCGGGTCTGGAAGAATGATTCCACGCACCAGAGCGTCAACGGGAGCCAGGCACCGCCGATGATGGCCCATTCCAGGCAGATCCGCGAGGGAAACCAGCCGTAGGTGTAGACCAGCCCCGCGAAGAGTGCTGCTGCGATCGAATAACCAATCCGCCTGACATACAGGGCCGTGAAGACAAAGGCGAGGATGTAATGCAGGATCTGCACGAAGTTATAAGCGGTATTCACGGGCAGAAAGCGGTAGGCGAAATAGTTGAACGGATAGAAGGCACCGGTCTGGCTTTCCGCGACGAGGGGGAAACCATGACCAATGTAGGAATTCCAGAGCGGGAATTCGCCAGCCTGCAGGCGTTCTGCAAAGAAGGTTTTCTGCGGGAAGAAATAGGTATAGAGGTCGCCACCAATCAGGCCCCCACCCGACCAGAGACCGCTCCAGAAGACCCACGTCAGCGCGACGGCCATAATCAGAATGATGCCGGCAAACAGGGGGGTGCCGAGCGGTTTTGTTTCCGCAGAGGGGGTGGGTTCGGCTTTCTTCTGGGGGGAACGACTCAAGCGACTGGACCTTGTGCTGACTGAATACTGTCTGAAATAAAAAAAGCAGGCGGCTGAATACCTGCGTGTATTCTAAGCCGCCTGCTCTGATGTCTCAACAGACTGCGTCCGGAAGTTAGTTCCCGAACATACGGTTCAGGCGTGCCTGATGATAGGCCAGCTTTTCTACGGAACTCATGGCTGCGAAATTCGGAGCTTCCGGAGTCTTCCCTGCTGCGGGTGTAGCCGCTGGTTTCTCTGCGGATGGGGTCGCTGGCTTGCCACCTGCTTTCTTCTCCGGAAAGCTGAAGGTTTTGCCGTCTTCACCGCCATAGCTCATCACGGCGGTCTGGTAAGTCAGATCGGTTTCGAGATCGCGGTGCGGTTTAATGCCCAGTTCCTGCAGCACGCCGTGATAGGCTTTGACGGCATCTGCGGGTTGGATTTTGTCTTCGACCAGGTAACGCAGGAACTGAATGAAGGCGAGCTGATGTTCGGCCTGGTTGATCTTGCGACCAAAGAGGGCGACACGGGCTCCGTATTTCCGGGCATCGTAGATCAGCTGGAATGCATCGAGCGTGGTGCCTGCCGAACCGCCGAGAATACCGACGACGAGGTGCGGATCATAGGCGACTAGTTCTTCCATGGCCCGCGGACCGTGGTAGACCATCTTCAGAAAGACAGGACGTCCCGCCGATGCTACGCCGGCCAGAGTCCGGGCGATCAGATCGTTGATGAAACCGGGGGCCAGATCTGCGGCGACCGCGTTACTGATGTTCGGATCGAATATCTCGAGGAAGTGGCGGAACTTCTTCCGTTCGGCTTCTTCGCGAAATTCCTTGTAGCGTTCGAGGGTCGCGAGGTCTTCTTCGAGATTGTTATTAAAGGTTACTGAGTAAAGACCCAAGTCAGCTCCGTAGGCGCGTTCTTCAGGCTTACAATCGAGATGTCCGCACTGGATGTGGTCCAGGCTGGCTGACCGGAACGGTTTGGCCGGCGGTAGATGCAGTTTGCCTCCGCGGGGAACGTGCACGTCCGTCGTGTCGTTCGCCCGGGCGGCGGGAGTGATCGGTGAGTTGTCGAACAGACGCTCGTCGATCGTCAGTTTTTCGCTGGTACTGGCAGACATCAGGACGATGTCGACCACTTCCTGCTTGATGACTTCGCGTATCTGCTGACGATATTCTGCCAGCGTTTTGTATTTGAGTTCCTGGTCGTGCCGTTCCGGAGAGAGTCCGGGGGCACCGATGCCGAAGGCCATGTCGGCGTCTTTGGCATCAGCAATGATAAACTCTTTCGAGCCGCTGGGGTCAGCGTGAATTGACTGAAGCTTCCTGTCGAGAGATTTTTCCATCACACAATCATTTCAAAAACAAAACGCAAAAGCAGAACGCATATAACACTTCAGGTGGTCACCCGGCTGAGAATCAGCCGAGGACTTTGTCGACGGTTTCCCGCAGAACCCGGCCGGACTGGGTCAGAGCCAGCTGTTCTTTGGGCCAGAGTTCGATTTCCAGGTGCTGCATGACGCCGGTGCGTCCCATGACGGTCGGAACCGAAATACAGACATCCCGCAGACCAAAGGCACCATCCTGCAGTGATGAAACCGGCAGAATGCGACGCTGGTCGAGGGCGATACAGTGCACGACATCGGCGATACTCACGCCGACAGCGAAACCAGCTCCGCCCTTTTTCTTGATGACTTCAGCTCCGCTGCCACGTGTTTTCTTTTCGACTTCGGCAATCAGACCGGCATTCACACCAGGGAACTTGTCCAGAGGGAGTCCGCCGACCTGGGCAGCTGACCAGACGGGAACCATGCTGTCGCCGTGTTCGCCGAGAATCAGAGTGGAAACCTGTGTCGGAGGGACATCCAGACGGGCTGCCAGCATGCTGCGAAGACGAGTGGTATCAAGAACGGTACCCAGACCGATGACCTGCTGAGGCGGCAGTCCGAGTTCTTTCATGGCCAGGTAGGTCAGCACGTCGACCGGGTTGGAGACGACGAAGACAATCGCTCCGGGTTTGGTACCGACACGTTTGACATCAGCCAGAATGTTTTTGAAGAGTTCAACGTTGCGGTTGATCAGGTCCAGGCGGCTTTCATCGGGCTTACGACGCAGACCGGCGGTGATGACGATTACATCGCTGTCTTTCACCAGTTCGGTGCCCCCCGCATAAATCTTCTGATCTGCTGTCAGAGAGCTGCCGTGCAGCAGGTCCAGGGCCTGGCCTTCGACCAGTTCCTGATTGACGTCTACCAGAGCGATTTCCCGGACAATGCCTCCGGCCTGTAATGCAAAGGCAGCACAGGAACCAACGAGTCCCCCACCACCGATAATACTGACATTCATGATCAAATCTTTTCTATTTATGACGAAGTGAGCTGTGAGTAATTCTGCAAACGTTTGCCCGAGCGTTCGCTCGGGACGACGGCCCGGGGATTACTGTCCCAGGGCTGACATGACCTGATCGGTGATCGCTTTGATCAGCTGATCTGAGTTGCCACCAGCGGGTGCTGCTGCGGGCTGGGTCGATGGTTTCTGCAGGTATCCCGGGTAACTGGGAGCTTGCTCAAACGCTTTCTGCTGCGGCAGACCTTCGGTATAACCTTCCCGGAAGGCGCTGTTGCCACAGAGATCACAGTCTTCAACGTGGAAACGGGGATCGTCGAAACCGAGCTTCTGCTTCAGGTCGAGCAGTTCACGGGTTTCGTTTTCCGTAAAGTAGTTGATGCGTCCGAGCTGCTTGGAGAGCAGCAGGATTTTACAGTACGCATCCAGAATTTCGGTTTTCCAGTAAGCGTCTTCCAGAGACTTACCGAAGCTGACGGTACCATGACCGGTCAGAATGATCGTGTTGGTGCCCCCCTTGAGGAAAGGCAGCACAGTGTCGGCGAATTTCTGTCCGCCCGGTGTTTCGTAAGGAGCCAGAGGCACTTCACCCATGAAGACTTCGACTTCGGGCAGCACACACTGTGGGATCGGCTCGCGGGCAACAGCGAAGGCGGTTGCGTGAGGCGGGTGACAGTGCACGACGGCTTTGACGTCGGGACGTTCTTTCATGATGGAAAGGTGCAGCAGGATTTCGCTGGTCCGCTTGCGGGTACCGGCGATCTGGTTGCCATCCAGGTCAACCGCACAGATGTCTTCGGGATTCATGAAACCTTTGCAGATCATCGTGGGTGAGCAGAGTACTTCGTTTTCTCCGACGCGAATCGAGATGTTGCCGTCGTTGGCAGCCGCGAAGCCTTTGTTGTAGACGCGACGTCCGATTTCGCAGATCTCTTCTTTCAGTTTCCGGTCGTGAATTCCACTGTTCCATTGACTCGACATGGTTTTGACTCCCAACGTAAATTTAAAAAGTATGTGTTTTCAGTTTGTGTGACTGGTCGTTAGTAAACTTCAACCTGATCCAGGATGGCCGACACATAGGCGTCGATCGGTTTGGTATCAGGATTAAAGGGAGCTGCTGCTTCCGCTCCTTCACTGACAGCAATCAGGCTGCCAGGTGAAGCACCCAACTCATCGTAGATCACAAACGGTTCCGTTTTCTTTTTCTTGTTTGTGTTCAGTTCGTCGCTCTTCAAGGGAATCCCGATAATCCACCGCGCGCCGTCCAGACTCGGATGCTTGCGTGACAGTGTCACTTTGCCGATGACTTCTGCGATTTTCATAATCTGGTTCCCTGTGTTGTTCCCTGAATTCGACTTTGTGCCCCACTCAGACTTCCGGATGCGGAGTGCCGGCGGAGACAAAGGCTTTCATCAGGTTTCTCAATTCAATAAACGATTTCTGCTCCGGGTTGATACAAACGAGGTTTGGACTCATTTGCGACACAACCGTTCGCAGGTGATTCACATCCTGGATGGCGGCGGCACAGATTTTCTGATTCCGATTCGCCAGGCAGGCTGCTTTCTCTGCTGCCGAGACAAACAGGACCACGCCTGCTGCATCGGCTCGACATAAACTGCTGACCGCCCCCTGGACCGCTTCGTCCAGAGAACCTGCCAGTTCCTGTGACCAGCTTGCGCCGGTCTGTTGTTCGATATTCGTCAGAGCCTGTTCCACCACGCCAGCCCGACTGAGAACAATCGCCCGCCAGGTGCCCCCCTGCTTCGCTTTTGAGGAAGCAGCGGCTGTTGCACGCTGGATCTCGACTTTGTGTTCCCGCAGATAATCTTTGGCCGAAGGGGTCAGAATGGCCCCGGCGGTGACGCCGATGACGGTCTGTCCTTTGGCTTTCTCTGCGAGCAGGTCGGCCGTGATGACTTTCTCTGACAGGATGACTGAGGAACTGTTCCTGACCTGGGTCATACCGCTGCCTGCTGTCTGTGTGACCTGCCCCTGACGGGAGAGGGTCGACAAGACATCGGCAACGACCTGATTGACCAGTTCTTCAGAAATCTGCATTGGTTTATTTCTTTTTCCCCGGAGACACCTGATCTTCATCGAGCACACCCATGGTGGCCCAGCGGATGGGGGTATTGTCGACCCCCACCATTTCCCGGACGGCAGCCCCGTCTGATGTCAACAGCACCAGATCGTGCTTGCCGCACCCGAGTTGATCGATGACCAGTTCAGGAAATCCATCTGCGTTGCCTTCGATATCCAGTGTCTGGACGAGCAGCAGTCGCCAGCCTGCCAGACTGGGATGCTTTGCCGTGGCGGTTGCCCGTCCAATGACTCTGCCTGTCAACATATGATTTCAATCCTGAAGCGGTGATCCGCGAAACGTAACTTAGATAACTCGTAAATGTCCGACAGTGGTGGAACGACGGAAGCGGGTGAAGGTCAGCGGGTTGGTGACCCCTTCCCCGGTTGGTGTCGCGATACTGAAGGAACCATAGCCTTCACCACCGTTGCCCAGGGCTGCTCCACAGGGACCATTCTGCACAAACAGAGTGGTATCCATGACGCGCCCCATTTTGGTAATGGTTTCAATGTTGCGTGAGTGAATCATGCTGGTGTGTCGGAATCCGTGTTCGAATTCTTTGGCCAGCTCGATTCCGTGATCGGCGTTGCGACAGCGAACGAAAGGCACGAAGGGCATCATCTGCTCTTCCGGTACGAAGGGGTTGTTCGTATCGGTTTCGCCGTAAAGTAACTGAGTTCCGGCCGGCACATTGACGCCGATCATCCCGGCGAGCACGGCGGCGTCTTTGCCGATCATGTCGCGGTTGAGTACAGCGTGTCCGCCCGGTTCTTTGGGAGGAGCGAAGGCCATCGATGTAAGTTGTGCGACCTGCTGAGCGTTCAGCTGGAATCCGCCATGACGTCCCATGGCTGACATCAGCTGATCAAAGATACTTTCGACGGCGAAGACTTCTTTTTCGCCGATACAGAGCAGGTTGTTATCGTAGGCCGCCCCGATGATGATCGATTTAGCGGCGTTGTCGAGATCGGCAGTTTCATCGACGACCACGGGAGGATTTCCCGGTCCGGCGACGATAGCACGCTTCTTAGCGGCCAGAGCAGCACGGGCAACGCCCGGTCCCCCGGTCACGACGAGCAACGGAATACCGCGGTGATTGAAGATTTCGTCAGCGGTTTCCAGGGTCGGGTTGCCGACGATG
This window of the Gimesia chilikensis genome carries:
- a CDS encoding FHA domain-containing protein, which encodes MAVCLVPVNQGRPIVLDKAIILVGRHPDCDIVITDSPKISRKHCCLAIVNDRPVIRDLGSMNGVYVNGTRIDSEVRLKLHDEIKIGNVAYHLENIGADDKKKQEPKENTLSSDDSPTKAPSVQHFKKPGKDIDISQQFPVAISESGQNVKANENLDSHELDADDEDEEGNYSDSFEGHGSNVEFISSS
- a CDS encoding YfhO family protein, which encodes MSRSPQKKAEPTPSAETKPLGTPLFAGIILIMAVALTWVFWSGLWSGGGLIGGDLYTYFFPQKTFFAERLQAGEFPLWNSYIGHGFPLVAESQTGAFYPFNYFAYRFLPVNTAYNFVQILHYILAFVFTALYVRRIGYSIAAALFAGLVYTYGWFPSRICLEWAIIGGAWLPLTLWCVESFFQTRYWRYPILLCFALSMQILPGHFNLAFITQLMLLVYIPARIWFSRDETTEELKPYRRRTVILLLLAFVSTYALSAVQLAPTWELKQHSQRAEVGERSHKPGYGHIPVWYLSQIVAPWAWYPYEVNLDAGLAPGSEATNQVEAHLYFGIAALLLLIYGTFSGAWTRDRRLVLLAIIGFLALLYTPGWLMPITRHIPGFSFFTGPGRYGIVTTFAVAVIAGVCLERLIAHWEPAIQIGVVTVVCLFTTADFWVVSRYVTYATVIPNPPINNVDKSALREITSKYGQPVRLFAPGANLPTLIGVASTPVYLGIGPEQYFDPAVAMPDPLPFKEPATPEQIEWLRKAGVTHILSQHPLDLSRWPVKPVWSDFDAVINPAWGRFDEPVYFYELEGSRGRVAWSHPVADQQAEIKSYRANEIVIEAETPEEDTLILTDLLYPGWSVYVDGQPAEAELVDGMYRGVKLSAGQHEVIWAYQSGWFLIGGIISCITLLVIMTIAHFRFWHPLLFQMKNRGRQFPPSEQTGVETPTTKK
- a CDS encoding malate dehydrogenase, whose translation is MNVSIIGGGGLVGSCAAFALQAGGIVREIALVDVNQELVEGQALDLLHGSSLTADQKIYAGGTELVKDSDVIVITAGLRRKPDESRLDLINRNVELFKNILADVKRVGTKPGAIVFVVSNPVDVLTYLAMKELGLPPQQVIGLGTVLDTTRLRSMLAARLDVPPTQVSTLILGEHGDSMVPVWSAAQVGGLPLDKFPGVNAGLIAEVEKKTRGSGAEVIKKKGGAGFAVGVSIADVVHCIALDQRRILPVSSLQDGAFGLRDVCISVPTVMGRTGVMQHLEIELWPKEQLALTQSGRVLRETVDKVLG
- a CDS encoding class II aldolase/adducin family protein, yielding MSSQWNSGIHDRKLKEEICEIGRRVYNKGFAAANDGNISIRVGENEVLCSPTMICKGFMNPEDICAVDLDGNQIAGTRKRTSEILLHLSIMKERPDVKAVVHCHPPHATAFAVAREPIPQCVLPEVEVFMGEVPLAPYETPGGQKFADTVLPFLKGGTNTIILTGHGTVSFGKSLEDAYWKTEILDAYCKILLLSKQLGRINYFTENETRELLDLKQKLGFDDPRFHVEDCDLCGNSAFREGYTEGLPQQKAFEQAPSYPGYLQKPSTQPAAAPAGGNSDQLIKAITDQVMSALGQ
- a CDS encoding EutN/CcmL family microcompartment protein, with the protein product MKIAEVIGKVTLSRKHPSLDGARWIIGIPLKSDELNTNKKKKTEPFVIYDELGASPGSLIAVSEGAEAAAPFNPDTKPIDAYVSAILDQVEVY
- a CDS encoding EutN/CcmL family microcompartment protein encodes the protein MLTGRVIGRATATAKHPSLAGWRLLLVQTLDIEGNADGFPELVIDQLGCGKHDLVLLTSDGAAVREMVGVDNTPIRWATMGVLDEDQVSPGKKK
- a CDS encoding aldehyde dehydrogenase EutE, encoding MQATEEAIRSVVQEVLSQLNNRGGYGSAPAGGDGDWGVFNSVDQAVAAATAGQQQLLKATLEDRAKALEIVRQICDTQAEELGRMELEETKIGRLDHKIEKLHLIKSIPGMEFLKTEAVSGDNGISLTEYAPFGVIGAITPVTHSLPTLACNFINMVAAGNTLVVNPHPSGAKIACEGVRRFNQAIYQATGLQNLVTIVGNPTLETADEIFNHRGIPLLVVTGGPGVARAALAAKKRAIVAGPGNPPVVVDETADLDNAAKSIIIGAAYDNNLLCIGEKEVFAVESIFDQLMSAMGRHGGFQLNAQQVAQLTSMAFAPPKEPGGHAVLNRDMIGKDAAVLAGMIGVNVPAGTQLLYGETDTNNPFVPEEQMMPFVPFVRCRNADHGIELAKEFEHGFRHTSMIHSRNIETITKMGRVMDTTLFVQNGPCGAALGNGGEGYGSFSIATPTGEGVTNPLTFTRFRRSTTVGHLRVI